A genomic stretch from Ovis canadensis isolate MfBH-ARS-UI-01 breed Bighorn chromosome 5, ARS-UI_OviCan_v2, whole genome shotgun sequence includes:
- the LOC138441803 gene encoding olfactory receptor 2T29-like, producing MDNSTWVANYTGQLDFILVGFFSQSKHPALLCVVIFVIFLMALSGNSILILLIHSNAHLQTPMYFFISQLSLMDVMYISVTVPKMLMDQVMGVNEISASECGIQMFLYLTLVGSEFFLLAAMAYDRYVAICHPLRYSILMNHRVCHFLVSGCWFLGSVDGFMLTPVTMTFPFCRSREIHHFFCEVPAVMKLSCSDTSLYETLMYLCCVLMLLIPVTVISSSYLFILLTICRMNSAEGRKKAFTTCSSHMTVVILFFGAAVYTYMLPSSYHTPERDMLVSVFYTILTPVLNPLIYSLRNKDVTGALKKMLNMGSVTIL from the coding sequence ATGGACAACTCCACCTGGGTGGCAAACTACACTGGCCAGTTGGATTTCATCCTcgtgggattcttcagtcaaTCCAAGCACCCAGCTCTCCTTTGTGTGGTCATTTTTGTGATTTTCCTGATGGCCTTGTCTGGTAATAGCATCCTGATCCTTCTGATACATTCTAATGCCCATCTCCAAACTCCCATGTATTTTTTTATCAGTCAGTTGTCCCTCATGGATGTGATGTACATTTCTGTCACTGTGCCGAAGATGCTCATGGACCAGGTCATGGGTGTGAATGAGATTTCAGCCTCTGAATGTGGAATACAGATGTTTCTCTATTTGACTCTAGTAGGTTCAGAATTTTTCCTTCTGGCtgccatggcctatgaccgctatgtggccatctgtcaTCCACTCCGTTATTCTATTCTCATGAACCATAGAGTGTGTCACTTCTTGGTGTCTGGCTGCTGGTTCCTGGGATCAGTGGATGGCTTCATGCTCACACCAGTCACCATGACCTTCCCCTTCTGCAGATCCCGGGAGATCCATCACTTCTTCTGTGAAGTCCCTGCTGTAATGAAGCTTTCCTGCTCAGACACTTCCCTGTATGAGACACTCATGTACCTGTGCTGTGTCCTCATGCTCCTCATCCCTGTGACAGTCATTTCAAGCTCTTATTTATTCATCCTCCTCACCATCTGCAGGATGAATTCGGCAGAGGGCAGGAAGAAGGCTTTCACTACTTGTTCTTCCCACATGACTGTGGTCATCCTGTTCTTTGGAGCTGCAGTCTATACCTACATGCTCCCCAGTTCCTACCACACCCCTGAGAGGGATATGCTTGTATCTGTATTTTACACCATACTCACTCCTGTTCTTAACCCTTTAATCTATAGTCTTAGGAATAAGGATGTCACAGGGGCTctaaagaaaatgttaaacatgGGATCtgtcacaatactgtaa